A part of Hippea maritima DSM 10411 genomic DNA contains:
- a CDS encoding metal-sensing transcriptional repressor, whose product MKDKDKKIKHYEAHKTLKTAQGHLNAVLKMVEDNRYCIDISTQLMAVASLLKKANMQILSKHIETCVKDAVLSKSQEDIDQKIKEIKEVIKYLNKI is encoded by the coding sequence GTGAAAGACAAAGATAAAAAGATAAAGCATTATGAAGCACATAAAACGCTCAAAACAGCCCAGGGTCATTTGAATGCGGTTTTAAAGATGGTTGAGGATAATAGGTATTGTATAGACATATCAACTCAACTTATGGCTGTTGCATCTCTACTAAAGAAAGCGAATATGCAGATTTTAAGTAAGCACATAGAAACCTGTGTAAAAGATGCCGTTTTATCCAAATCTCAGGAAGATATAGACCAAAAGATTAAAGAAATAAAAGAGGTAATCAAATACCTAAACAAAATCTAA
- a CDS encoding SHOCT domain-containing protein, translated as MHGYGFHGFFWGGYMGILILILIIAAVVFLIKATTNSQNMKHEGRNYYKETMSEDLKERKNALNILRERYAKGEISKEEYEQMKKDIVKD; from the coding sequence ATGCATGGATATGGATTTCATGGATTCTTTTGGGGAGGTTATATGGGTATATTGATTCTAATTTTAATTATAGCGGCTGTTGTATTCCTTATAAAAGCAACGACAAATTCACAAAATATGAAACATGAAGGAAGAAACTACTATAAAGAAACAATGAGCGAAGATTTAAAAGAAAGGAAAAATGCCCTAAACATTCTGAGAGAAAGATATGCAAAGGGTGAAATTTCAAAAGAAGAATATGAGCAGATGAAGAAAGATATTGTAAAAGATTAA
- a CDS encoding calcium/sodium antiporter yields MLAYQTVIFVVSLFVVVKSADYFTESAEKVGLFFGLSPFIVGAVILSIGTSLPELVTSIAAVLQKHSEIVIADVVGSNITNILLVLGTSLLFSKNERLKHNAALVDIPILIFSAFFIYLAFNGKNFTYREGIFSLSALLVYILYAVNSKKIELEEKVNRITIKEPFVLIVSLILLNIGSKYTIKSVIEISNIIGITTGVIAATVVALGTSLPELLVSVVASKKGKLEMAIGNVVGSNIFNAFGVLGFSSILGDIRADKSTIEFGIPFMIASSVLLGFIVQNEKISKWVGATLLIFYMFFIYKMFI; encoded by the coding sequence ATGTTAGCCTACCAGACTGTTATTTTTGTAGTCTCTTTATTTGTGGTTGTTAAATCCGCTGATTACTTTACAGAATCCGCAGAAAAAGTTGGTTTGTTTTTTGGCCTATCCCCATTTATAGTTGGGGCTGTAATATTATCTATAGGAACAAGCCTGCCAGAGTTAGTCACAAGCATAGCAGCAGTCTTACAAAAACACTCAGAAATAGTAATAGCTGATGTTGTAGGGTCAAACATTACAAATATCCTATTGGTATTGGGTACATCCCTACTCTTTTCCAAAAATGAAAGACTAAAACATAATGCAGCTTTAGTGGACATTCCTATACTCATATTCAGCGCATTCTTTATTTATCTTGCCTTCAATGGTAAAAATTTTACCTACAGAGAAGGAATATTTTCCCTATCCGCTCTATTGGTCTATATTCTCTATGCGGTAAATTCTAAAAAGATAGAACTTGAAGAAAAAGTAAATAGAATAACTATAAAAGAACCGTTTGTTCTTATTGTTAGCTTGATACTTCTTAACATTGGCTCAAAGTATACAATTAAAAGTGTTATTGAGATTTCTAATATTATTGGCATAACTACAGGTGTAATAGCTGCAACCGTAGTAGCTTTAGGAACAAGCCTGCCTGAATTACTTGTAAGCGTAGTAGCATCTAAAAAAGGTAAATTAGAAATGGCTATAGGTAACGTAGTAGGTTCAAATATATTCAATGCTTTTGGTGTGTTGGGCTTCTCCTCGATTCTTGGCGATATCCGCGCAGATAAAAGTACCATCGAATTTGGGATACCATTCATGATTGCATCAAGCGTCTTACTTGGCTTTATAGTACAAAATGAGAAAATATCAAAGTGGGTAGGAGCAACCCTTCTTATATTTTACATGTTCTTTATCTATAAAATGTTTATTTAA
- a CDS encoding peroxiredoxin has translation MACEKEIKAIEEKQEEKIEIEEVSEMERTQAGVLVMRKVPEFEMDAYDAKTGKYVKVSSEDYKGKWLVVCFYPADFTFVCPTEIAAMNAKYDELQSMGVEVLAVSTDTKFSHKRFAETEPLLKDLKLTIGADPTGEVSRKFGVLIEEEGLALRGRFLVNPDGVVVAEEVQGPSVGRNVNEFIRQIQAWQHVYKTGEVCPANWRPSKKTLPVNKEVEKMTGRVGDYVTVEELLS, from the coding sequence ATGGCTTGTGAAAAGGAGATTAAAGCAATTGAAGAGAAACAAGAAGAAAAAATTGAGATTGAGGAGGTAAGCGAGATGGAAAGGACACAAGCAGGCGTATTGGTAATGAGAAAGGTTCCAGAGTTTGAGATGGATGCTTATGATGCAAAGACTGGTAAGTATGTAAAGGTATCAAGCGAGGATTATAAAGGTAAATGGTTAGTTGTATGTTTCTATCCGGCTGATTTTACGTTTGTATGTCCAACGGAAATTGCTGCAATGAATGCTAAATACGATGAGTTGCAGAGTATGGGCGTTGAGGTGTTGGCTGTATCTACAGATACAAAATTTTCTCACAAAAGATTTGCTGAGACTGAACCTCTTTTGAAAGATTTAAAGCTTACGATAGGTGCAGATCCAACGGGAGAGGTATCAAGGAAATTCGGCGTGTTAATAGAGGAAGAGGGTTTAGCTTTGAGAGGTAGATTCCTTGTAAATCCTGATGGTGTTGTTGTCGCCGAAGAGGTTCAAGGACCAAGTGTAGGTAGAAACGTTAATGAGTTTATAAGACAGATTCAGGCATGGCAGCATGTATATAAAACTGGAGAGGTTTGCCCAGCAAACTGGAGGCCTAGTAAAAAAACCCTCCCTGTGAATAAAGAAGTTGAAAAGATGACTGGTAGGGTAGGCGATTATGTAACTGTTGAGGAGTTGCTCTCCTAA
- a CDS encoding LemA family protein, protein MVGLILLIVILLIISLTVYYYNRFVKLKNQIDNAWSDIDVQLKRRYDLIPNLVETVKGYAKHEKDTLENVIKARNMAMNSQTVEERAKSENMLTGALKTIFALAESYPDLKANQSFLELQKMLADVENDIQMARRYYNAVVRDYNVLCESFPSVLIAKQFNFSKREFFETEESERENIKVEF, encoded by the coding sequence ATGGTTGGTTTAATTTTACTAATAGTCATTTTATTGATTATTAGTCTTACTGTATATTACTACAATAGGTTTGTTAAGCTTAAGAATCAGATAGATAACGCATGGAGTGATATAGATGTACAGCTTAAAAGAAGGTATGATTTAATTCCTAACTTGGTTGAAACAGTTAAGGGCTATGCGAAACACGAAAAAGATACGTTGGAAAATGTTATAAAGGCAAGAAATATGGCTATGAATTCCCAGACAGTTGAGGAGAGGGCAAAAAGTGAAAATATGCTTACTGGGGCTTTAAAGACTATTTTTGCTTTGGCTGAGAGTTATCCCGATTTAAAGGCCAATCAAAGTTTTTTAGAACTACAAAAAATGCTCGCTGATGTAGAAAATGATATTCAAATGGCAAGAAGGTATTATAACGCTGTGGTTAGGGATTATAATGTTTTATGTGAGTCGTTTCCTTCTGTGTTAATAGCAAAACAATTTAATTTCTCCAAGCGAGAATTTTTCGAGACTGAAGAAAGTGAAAGGGAAAATATTAAAGTTGAGTTTTAA
- a CDS encoding DUF2207 domain-containing protein: MSFKWVLFFVFLPLLAHAEYFYIKDFHSDIYLNENGVVDIDETIKVHFNRPRHGIFRFIPYEYRVNRTFGNGRSFGRIYKISIFNVEVDGFKYKIKRSDGKLIIKIGSPKAYVKGDAVYKIHYSMFGVINYFKNHAEFYYNAVGNGWPVSILKSSFDLYLPKKLSKNDIKFKVFSGLYGSKHTEDITYSNGVLSCYLNHTLKSHEGLTVVLGFPKDYINSSGFWLRLRLFLNNNSIFALPLFVFLVLYAIWYAIGRDVKKPIAVYYRPPKDMTPAEAGVLVDDEINNSDLLSLIFYWASKGYLEIEENENKKAFFKKKDLILKKLKDLPDSAKSFEKIIFYGLFDNRDVVRVSSLKNKFYETINEARNSLDSYIKELKLYEKGTRKFGLILKMLAFIVGGSTVFFFIETGLNYAIAFFVTAVVLFIFGKIMPKKSLKGVEQFSIIRGFREFMRKAEKNRLKRLLDEDPDYFYNTLSYAIALGEHKEWSKKFDDLVSEPPVWYRSQSPYTRFSAYSFATMMDRDMSTLSETLASQPSSSSAAASGSSGFGGSGASGGGFGGGGGGSW, encoded by the coding sequence TTGAGTTTTAAGTGGGTTTTGTTTTTTGTTTTTCTGCCACTTTTGGCGCATGCAGAATATTTTTACATAAAAGATTTTCACTCTGATATATATTTGAATGAGAATGGTGTGGTGGATATTGATGAAACAATTAAAGTTCACTTTAACCGGCCAAGGCATGGAATATTTAGATTTATTCCATACGAATACAGAGTAAATAGGACATTTGGAAATGGTAGAAGCTTTGGTAGGATTTATAAGATTTCTATATTTAACGTAGAAGTAGATGGTTTTAAGTACAAAATAAAAAGAAGTGACGGAAAGCTTATTATAAAGATAGGTTCTCCAAAGGCCTATGTTAAAGGGGATGCTGTCTATAAGATACACTACAGTATGTTTGGCGTTATTAATTATTTTAAAAATCATGCTGAATTTTATTATAATGCCGTGGGAAACGGCTGGCCTGTGAGCATTCTAAAATCGTCTTTTGATTTGTATTTGCCTAAAAAACTTTCGAAAAATGATATTAAATTTAAGGTTTTTAGTGGTCTTTACGGTAGTAAACATACAGAAGATATTACCTATTCCAATGGCGTTCTAAGCTGCTATTTAAACCATACTTTAAAATCCCATGAGGGTTTAACGGTTGTTTTGGGTTTTCCCAAAGATTACATAAACAGTTCCGGGTTTTGGCTTAGGCTTAGGTTGTTTTTAAATAATAACTCTATATTTGCTTTGCCTTTGTTTGTTTTTTTGGTTTTGTATGCCATTTGGTATGCTATTGGTAGAGATGTTAAAAAGCCCATTGCTGTTTATTATAGGCCACCTAAAGATATGACACCTGCTGAGGCTGGAGTTCTTGTTGATGATGAGATAAATAATTCAGATCTTCTTTCTCTTATATTCTATTGGGCTTCAAAGGGATATTTGGAAATTGAAGAGAATGAAAACAAAAAGGCTTTTTTTAAGAAAAAGGATTTAATCTTAAAAAAGTTAAAAGACCTGCCTGATTCTGCTAAGAGTTTTGAAAAAATTATCTTTTATGGTTTATTTGATAACAGAGATGTTGTTAGGGTTAGCTCCCTCAAGAATAAGTTTTACGAAACTATAAATGAGGCAAGAAATAGTCTTGATAGTTATATAAAAGAGTTGAAATTATATGAAAAAGGTACAAGAAAATTTGGTTTGATATTGAAAATGCTTGCTTTTATTGTTGGTGGTTCAACTGTTTTCTTTTTTATTGAAACTGGATTGAATTATGCTATTGCTTTCTTTGTTACAGCTGTTGTATTATTTATATTTGGAAAAATTATGCCCAAGAAATCATTAAAAGGCGTTGAACAATTTAGCATAATAAGAGGTTTTAGAGAATTTATGAGAAAGGCTGAGAAAAATAGACTAAAACGGCTTCTTGATGAGGACCCTGACTACTTTTATAATACGCTTTCTTATGCTATAGCTTTAGGTGAACACAAAGAATGGTCAAAAAAGTTTGATGATTTGGTTAGTGAGCCACCAGTATGGTATAGAAGTCAATCACCCTATACAAGATTTTCGGCATATTCATTTGCCACCATGATGGATAGAGATATGTCTACTCTATCTGAAACCTTAGCCTCCCAACCATCGAGTTCTTCAGCAGCAGCCTCAGGCTCAAGCGGATTTGGAGGCAGTGGAGCATCCGGTGGAGGATTTGGAGGCGGTGGAGGAGGGAGTTGGTAG
- a CDS encoding gamma-glutamylcyclotransferase family protein, translated as MIIFVYGTLKRGYSNHHFLEKLKAQFLRESLTKEMYCLAVNFAPFAIKECKKELKGKIVIEIYSIDKNKISLLDEFEDAPRFYVRQLIKDINNQKGWLYFLPKERLSNRAHFLSPKKGIICF; from the coding sequence ATGATTATTTTTGTTTACGGAACGTTGAAAAGAGGTTATTCTAACCATCATTTTTTAGAAAAATTAAAGGCTCAATTCCTTAGAGAAAGTCTGACAAAAGAAATGTACTGTTTAGCCGTTAATTTTGCACCCTTTGCAATAAAGGAATGCAAAAAAGAATTAAAAGGCAAAATTGTTATAGAAATATACTCCATAGATAAAAACAAAATTTCTCTTTTGGATGAGTTTGAAGATGCCCCAAGATTCTACGTCAGACAGCTAATAAAGGATATAAACAACCAAAAAGGGTGGCTTTATTTTTTACCCAAAGAAAGATTGAGTAATAGGGCGCATTTTTTGAGCCCAAAAAAAGGCATAATATGCTTCTAA